A single Nisaea sp. DNA region contains:
- the coaD gene encoding pantetheine-phosphate adenylyltransferase codes for MRVGVYPGTFDPITNGHLDIIRRGSKLVDKLIVAVARNAGKGPLFSLDERVEMVQDEINKLNTAHKGDGVHGEIVVVSFGNLLMHFVEENGAATIIRGLRAVSDFEYEFQMVGMNARLNAAVETVFLMASDRNQFISSRLVKEIANMGGAIDQFVPERVVARVQDKFQ; via the coding sequence ATGAGGGTTGGGGTTTATCCGGGAACGTTCGACCCGATTACGAACGGGCACCTGGACATCATTCGGCGCGGCAGCAAACTGGTCGACAAATTGATCGTTGCTGTCGCCCGCAATGCGGGTAAAGGCCCGCTGTTCAGCCTCGACGAGCGGGTTGAGATGGTACAGGACGAAATCAACAAGCTGAACACAGCCCATAAAGGGGATGGAGTTCATGGAGAGATTGTCGTCGTATCTTTCGGCAACCTGCTGATGCATTTCGTCGAGGAGAATGGCGCTGCGACAATCATTCGCGGGCTGCGTGCCGTCTCGGATTTCGAGTACGAATTCCAGATGGTGGGCATGAATGCCCGCCTGAATGCGGCCGTCGAAACGGTGTTCCTGATGGCATCCGACCGCAACCAGTTCATATCCTCGCGTCTGGTCAAGGAGATCGCGAATATGGGCGGTGCCATCGACCAATTTGTCCCTGAGCGCGTGGTTGCGCGGGTTCAGGACAAGTTCCAATAA
- the recG gene encoding ATP-dependent DNA helicase RecG: protein MRPEILYSLFADTTRLPGVGPRIGKLLETLAGKSVVDLLWHLPSGIIDRRFNPRIAEAPDDVIATLHVTVVEHRPGRSRKQPYRVITEDESGQLDIVFFNAKPDYVTQMLPVGTRRVVSGKVEHFNGRLQMTHPDHMVPEEDADTIMQVEPTYPLTGGLTQKTLRKAIAAGLSGVPELPEWGNKPYLAVQQFPAWREALLAAHAPGSLEDIDPQAQPRRRLAYDELLANQLALALVRAHQKRQKGRSVEGNGSLRRQAQEALPFKLTGAQATALTDIYRDMASPERMLRMIQGDVGSGKTVVALLAMLNAVECGRQAALMAPTEILARQHFASMQPLAEAAGIRIAVLTGRDKGKAREQLLAEIAEGTVHLAVGTHALFQESVAFKDLALAVIDEQHRFGVHQRMSLGEKGHAVDTLVMTATPIPRTLTMTAYGDLDVSRLTEKPPGRQPIDTRTIPLNRLADVAEAVGRKAASGAKAYWVCPLVEESEKIDVAAAEERFQHLDRLYPGRVGLVHGKMKAADKDAVMDRFKNGPLDILVATTVIEVGVDVPDATVIVIEHAERFGLAQLHQLRGRVGRGSAASTCLLLFGSPISETGRARLAVMRETEDGFRIAEEDLKLRGAGEILGTKQSGLPTFRLADLAAHNDLLTVARDDARLVLTNDPDLKGERGEALRVLLYLFERDAAIRYLRGG from the coding sequence TTGCGACCGGAAATTCTCTATTCCCTTTTTGCCGATACGACCCGCCTTCCCGGCGTCGGTCCGCGTATCGGGAAATTGCTGGAGACGTTGGCCGGGAAATCGGTCGTGGATCTGCTTTGGCATCTGCCGAGCGGCATTATCGATCGCCGTTTCAATCCGCGTATCGCCGAGGCGCCGGACGATGTGATTGCCACCCTGCACGTTACCGTGGTCGAGCACCGGCCCGGGCGCAGCCGAAAGCAACCCTATCGGGTGATCACGGAGGATGAGAGCGGTCAGCTCGATATCGTCTTCTTCAATGCAAAGCCCGACTATGTGACGCAGATGCTACCAGTTGGCACCCGTCGCGTGGTCAGCGGCAAGGTCGAGCATTTCAACGGCCGTCTGCAGATGACCCATCCGGATCACATGGTTCCGGAAGAGGATGCCGACACAATCATGCAGGTTGAGCCGACCTATCCACTGACCGGGGGGCTCACCCAGAAGACATTGCGAAAGGCAATCGCGGCAGGGCTTTCTGGCGTGCCTGAATTGCCGGAATGGGGCAACAAGCCGTATCTCGCGGTCCAGCAGTTCCCGGCCTGGCGGGAAGCGTTACTGGCAGCGCACGCACCCGGCTCACTGGAAGATATCGATCCGCAAGCTCAGCCGCGACGCCGTCTCGCATATGACGAATTGCTGGCGAACCAACTCGCTCTGGCATTGGTCAGGGCGCATCAGAAGCGGCAGAAAGGGCGTTCCGTCGAAGGAAATGGATCGCTGCGCCGCCAGGCCCAGGAAGCCCTTCCATTCAAGCTTACAGGTGCGCAGGCGACAGCGCTGACGGATATCTACAGGGATATGGCGTCACCGGAACGCATGCTGCGGATGATCCAGGGCGATGTCGGCAGCGGGAAGACGGTTGTCGCGCTGCTGGCCATGCTGAATGCGGTCGAATGTGGCAGGCAGGCAGCCCTGATGGCACCGACGGAAATCCTCGCGCGGCAGCATTTTGCCTCGATGCAGCCGCTCGCGGAGGCGGCGGGAATACGGATCGCCGTGCTGACTGGCCGGGACAAGGGCAAAGCCCGGGAGCAGCTCCTCGCCGAGATTGCCGAAGGCACGGTCCATCTAGCTGTCGGTACCCACGCGCTTTTTCAGGAAAGTGTGGCGTTCAAGGATCTGGCCCTGGCGGTGATTGATGAGCAGCACCGCTTTGGGGTGCATCAGCGGATGAGCCTCGGTGAAAAGGGGCATGCCGTCGACACGCTGGTAATGACGGCGACGCCGATCCCGCGAACACTGACCATGACCGCCTATGGCGACCTCGATGTCTCACGGCTTACCGAAAAACCACCAGGACGCCAGCCCATCGATACAAGAACCATTCCGCTCAATCGGCTTGCTGACGTTGCCGAGGCCGTTGGACGCAAGGCTGCCTCCGGAGCAAAAGCCTATTGGGTCTGCCCGCTGGTCGAGGAATCCGAGAAAATCGATGTTGCGGCAGCTGAGGAGCGATTCCAGCACCTGGATCGGCTCTATCCCGGACGCGTCGGTCTCGTCCACGGCAAGATGAAAGCGGCTGACAAGGACGCCGTGATGGACCGTTTCAAGAACGGTCCGCTGGACATTCTGGTCGCGACAACGGTGATCGAGGTTGGTGTCGACGTACCGGATGCAACGGTTATCGTGATCGAACATGCCGAACGGTTCGGACTGGCCCAGCTACACCAGTTACGCGGCCGGGTCGGCAGGGGCAGCGCGGCGTCGACCTGCCTGTTACTGTTCGGCTCTCCAATTTCCGAAACCGGAAGGGCCCGGCTCGCGGTGATGCGCGAGACAGAGGATGGCTTCCGGATAGCAGAGGAAGATCTGAAGCTACGCGGCGCGGGAGAAATACTCGGCACCAAACAGAGCGGTCTGCCGACATTCCGTCTGGCCGATCTGGCCGCGCATAACGATCTGCTGACCGTTGCGCGCGACGATGCCCGACTGGTGCTGACCAACGATCCCGATCTCAAGGGCGAGCGCGGAGAGGCCCTGCGCGTGCTGCTCTACCTGTTCGAACGGGATGCGGCGATCCGCTACCTACGAGGCGGCTAG
- a CDS encoding RidA family protein, with amino-acid sequence MQRKLVSSGSHLEPIIGFSRAVRVGDFISVAGTAPIGTDGKTDGVGDVYRQTVRCLEIVRKAIEDAGGSIEDVIRTRILVTDAKTWEEAARAHGEVFSDIRPATTVMEVPGFVDPDWLVEIEAEAICTPKN; translated from the coding sequence ATGCAACGTAAGCTCGTTTCCTCGGGGTCTCATCTCGAGCCTATTATCGGTTTCAGCCGCGCTGTCCGGGTCGGCGATTTCATCTCGGTCGCCGGAACGGCACCGATCGGAACCGATGGAAAGACCGATGGCGTTGGGGATGTTTACAGGCAGACCGTGCGCTGCCTTGAAATCGTCCGTAAAGCGATCGAAGACGCTGGCGGCTCGATTGAGGATGTAATCCGGACCCGCATCCTGGTGACAGACGCAAAAACCTGGGAAGAAGCTGCACGGGCACACGGGGAGGTCTTCTCGGACATCCGCCCGGCGACTACCGTTATGGAAGTCCCCGGTTTCGTCGACCCAGACTGGCTTGTTGAGATCGAGGCCGAAGCGATATGCACGCCGAAAAACTAG
- a CDS encoding succinate dehydrogenase assembly factor 2: MTGLDDRRKKLIYRSAYTGTKETDLLLGAFARTHIADLDEEGLDTYETLLEIPDPRLYKWITGQEEAPEEYETPILDMIRNFKLVE; this comes from the coding sequence ATGACCGGTCTCGATGATAGGCGAAAAAAGCTGATCTACCGAAGCGCCTATACCGGCACCAAGGAAACCGACCTTTTGCTCGGCGCCTTTGCCCGCACCCATATTGCGGACCTTGATGAAGAAGGGCTCGATACGTATGAAACCCTTCTCGAAATTCCCGATCCGCGGCTCTACAAGTGGATTACCGGCCAGGAAGAAGCGCCGGAGGAATATGAAACGCCCATCCTCGACATGATCCGCAACTTCAAACTCGTTGAATAG
- a CDS encoding DUF502 domain-containing protein has product MTKEKNSGVVRPTIFGRMRTYMFAGILVTAPIGITLYLTWVIVHFIDNQVMPLIPKQYNPENFLPFSVPGIGLIVMLVSLTLIGWLTAGILGRWMIRFSEHLLARMPVVRNVYSAIKQIMETVMAQQSSAFREVVLIEYPRRGIWAVGFITGGTVGEVQNITDDTMVNVFLPTTPNPTSGFLLFLPNRDVYRLTMTVEEGIKMVISAGIVTPPDRRPSSEREKPVIHVEKAD; this is encoded by the coding sequence ATGACCAAAGAGAAGAATTCGGGCGTTGTCCGGCCAACGATTTTCGGCCGGATGCGCACCTACATGTTCGCCGGGATCCTGGTGACGGCGCCCATCGGCATCACGCTCTACCTGACCTGGGTTATCGTCCATTTTATCGATAACCAGGTGATGCCTCTGATCCCGAAGCAATATAATCCGGAGAATTTCCTGCCGTTCTCCGTTCCCGGCATCGGCCTGATCGTGATGCTGGTTTCCCTGACTCTGATCGGCTGGCTGACGGCAGGCATTCTCGGGCGCTGGATGATTCGTTTCAGCGAACATCTGCTGGCTCGTATGCCTGTGGTCCGTAATGTCTACAGTGCCATCAAGCAAATCATGGAAACGGTAATGGCGCAGCAGTCGAGCGCTTTCCGGGAAGTGGTTCTGATCGAATATCCGCGGCGCGGTATTTGGGCGGTCGGCTTTATAACCGGCGGCACGGTCGGCGAGGTTCAGAACATCACCGACGATACGATGGTCAATGTCTTCCTGCCGACGACACCAAATCCGACATCCGGGTTCCTTTTGTTTCTGCCGAACCGGGACGTCTATCGTCTTACAATGACTGTCGAAGAAGGCATCAAAATGGTGATTTCGGCCGGTATCGTCACACCGCCTGATCGCCGGCCATCGTCCGAACGGGAAAAACCCGTTATCCATGTCGAGAAGGCAGACTAA
- the gyrA gene encoding DNA gyrase subunit A, with product MTSSESSSFDISPVSIEDEMKRSYLDYAMSVIVSRALPDVRDGLKPVHRRILYAMKEGGYDWSKPYRKSANIVGAVMGQYHPHGDSAIYDAMVRMAQEFSMRLPLVDGQGNFGSMDGDPAAAMRYTEARLAKSAEGLLRDIDKDTVDYVANYDETTTEPSVLPAEYPNLLVNGAGGIAVGMATNIPPHNLGEVIDACCAYVDNPGITIDELIEIVPGPDFPTGAMILGKNGIRDAYHTGRGSVMMRSKADIQEIRKDRHAIVVSEIPYQVNKSRLMERIAELVREKTIEGIAELRDESDRDGVRVVVELKRDAVPDVVLSQLYRFTPLQTSFGVNMLALNGGKPEQMNLRDVIVAFIAFREVVITRRTRFLLRKARDRAHVLAGLLVAVNNIDEVIRVIRGSRDAADAREKLMGRDWPAEDVEEFIGIIDDPGHRVVDGKYRLSDAQVRAILELRLQRLTGMERDKLIEETKELASKIAEYLEILQSRPRMMEVLRAELVAAKEAYATPRRTELVDAEFEHDMEDLIQREDMVVTVSHNGYIKRVPLSTYRAQKRGGKGRSGMATRDEDFVSRLFVANTHTPILFFTSRGMVYQMKTYRLPIGTPQSRGKALVNLLPLEQGEWIQTIMPMPAEEEEWADMHIMFATSAGTVRRNSLSDFTNIKRNGKIAMRLDENDRLINVQPCMEADDVFLTTRDGKAIRFRATDVRLFRGRDSLGVRGIRLGAGDEVVSMSILHHVDYQDIPGSDELERDVYLKLAGQLRRATGEGDEETDSPATGSLTPERFAQLGAEEEFILTLTESGLGKRTSAHEYRITNRGGQGIANMELTKRSGGVVAAFPVADNDQIMLVTDGGQVIRCAVGEISITGRRTQGVWIFRVDEGEKVVSVGLAGDENGDDVEGEEENTDEGGNGDTAES from the coding sequence TTGACCTCATCCGAATCCTCTTCATTCGACATTTCGCCTGTCTCAATCGAAGACGAAATGAAGCGCTCCTATCTCGATTACGCAATGAGCGTGATCGTGTCCCGGGCGCTCCCTGACGTACGTGACGGCCTGAAGCCGGTTCACCGCCGGATTCTCTATGCCATGAAGGAGGGCGGATACGACTGGTCCAAGCCCTACCGTAAATCGGCGAACATCGTCGGTGCCGTCATGGGGCAGTATCACCCGCACGGCGACAGCGCGATCTACGACGCGATGGTCCGAATGGCGCAGGAATTCTCCATGCGCCTGCCGCTGGTCGACGGCCAGGGTAACTTCGGCTCGATGGACGGTGATCCGGCCGCGGCCATGCGATATACAGAAGCACGCCTCGCGAAATCCGCCGAAGGCCTGCTCCGGGACATTGACAAGGATACGGTCGACTACGTTGCCAACTACGACGAGACGACGACCGAACCCAGTGTCCTGCCTGCCGAATATCCGAACCTTCTGGTGAACGGCGCCGGCGGTATCGCCGTCGGCATGGCCACGAACATCCCGCCGCACAATCTGGGCGAGGTGATCGATGCATGCTGCGCCTATGTGGACAATCCGGGTATCACCATCGATGAGTTGATTGAAATCGTGCCAGGGCCGGATTTCCCGACCGGCGCTATGATTCTCGGCAAGAACGGCATCCGTGACGCTTACCACACCGGGCGTGGCTCGGTGATGATGCGGTCCAAGGCGGATATTCAGGAAATCCGCAAGGATCGCCACGCCATCGTCGTCAGCGAAATTCCCTATCAGGTGAACAAATCCCGCCTGATGGAGCGCATCGCAGAACTTGTGCGTGAGAAAACCATCGAAGGCATTGCCGAGTTGCGGGACGAGAGTGACCGTGACGGCGTGCGCGTCGTTGTCGAACTCAAGCGCGACGCGGTGCCGGACGTGGTGCTGAGCCAGCTTTACCGCTTCACCCCGCTGCAGACCAGCTTCGGCGTCAACATGCTGGCGCTGAATGGCGGCAAGCCGGAACAGATGAACCTGCGCGACGTGATCGTCGCCTTCATCGCCTTCCGCGAGGTCGTCATCACCCGGCGGACCCGCTTCCTGCTGCGCAAGGCGCGGGACCGTGCGCACGTTTTGGCCGGCCTGCTGGTTGCCGTGAACAATATCGACGAGGTGATTCGAGTCATCCGTGGCTCCCGCGATGCGGCGGACGCCCGCGAAAAGCTGATGGGCCGGGATTGGCCGGCGGAAGATGTCGAGGAATTCATCGGCATCATCGACGATCCGGGACACAGGGTCGTGGACGGAAAATACCGTCTCTCCGACGCCCAGGTCCGGGCCATTCTGGAATTGCGCCTGCAGCGCCTGACCGGGATGGAGCGTGACAAACTGATCGAGGAGACCAAGGAGCTCGCGTCCAAGATCGCTGAGTATCTGGAAATCCTGCAATCGCGCCCGCGGATGATGGAAGTGCTGCGTGCCGAACTGGTTGCGGCCAAGGAAGCCTACGCCACGCCGCGCCGGACCGAACTTGTCGATGCCGAGTTCGAGCACGACATGGAAGACCTGATCCAACGCGAGGACATGGTCGTTACCGTCAGCCATAACGGCTACATCAAGCGTGTGCCGCTTTCGACCTACCGGGCACAGAAGCGCGGCGGCAAGGGCCGCTCGGGCATGGCCACGCGGGACGAGGATTTTGTCAGCCGCCTGTTCGTCGCCAACACCCACACGCCGATTCTCTTCTTCACCTCGCGCGGCATGGTCTACCAGATGAAGACCTACCGCCTGCCGATCGGCACGCCGCAGTCTCGCGGCAAGGCGCTGGTGAACCTGCTTCCGCTGGAGCAGGGAGAATGGATCCAGACCATCATGCCAATGCCTGCGGAAGAGGAGGAATGGGCGGACATGCACATCATGTTCGCGACCTCTGCCGGTACTGTGCGCCGGAATTCTCTGTCCGATTTCACCAATATCAAGCGCAACGGCAAGATCGCCATGCGACTGGATGAGAACGATCGTCTGATCAACGTGCAGCCGTGCATGGAAGCGGACGATGTCTTCCTCACCACGCGGGACGGCAAGGCGATTCGCTTCCGGGCAACCGATGTTCGGTTGTTCCGTGGCCGCGATTCGCTCGGCGTTCGCGGTATCCGGCTGGGGGCTGGTGACGAGGTCGTCTCCATGTCGATCCTGCACCATGTCGATTATCAGGATATTCCGGGTTCAGACGAACTCGAGCGCGATGTTTATCTGAAACTTGCCGGCCAATTGCGGCGGGCGACGGGCGAGGGCGACGAGGAGACCGATTCGCCAGCGACCGGTTCCCTGACGCCGGAGCGATTCGCACAACTTGGTGCGGAAGAGGAATTCATCCTCACGCTTACGGAAAGCGGTCTCGGCAAGCGGACCTCGGCCCATGAATACCGGATCACCAACCGGGGCGGGCAGGGCATTGCCAATATGGAGCTCACCAAGCGCAGCGGCGGTGTCGTTGCCGCGTTCCCGGTGGCCGATAACGATCAAATTATGCTTGTGACCGACGGCGGACAGGTGATTCGCTGTGCGGTCGGTGAAATCAGCATCACTGGGCGGAGAACCCAGGGTGTTTGGATCTTCCGCGTCGATGAAGGCGAGAAAGTCGTATCCGTGGGCCTGGCCGGCGATGAAAACGGAGACGACGTGGAAGGCGAAGAAGAAAACACAGACGAAGGCGGAAACGGAGATACCGCCGAGAGCTAA
- a CDS encoding alpha/beta hydrolase: MFEGFERKHIATSGSEINLVVGGSGPGLLLLHGYPQTHVIWHKVAPVLAEKFTVVATDLRGYGDSGKPATDPAHTPYSKREMARDQAEVMSALGIDKFAVVGHDRGARVGHRLARDHRERVTQLCTLDICPTLDMYETTDMAFAAAYYHWFFLIQPADYPERMIGHDPEFYLEKKLKFLADGTAITPEAMAEYKRCFAMKETIHATCEDYRAAATIDLEHDRADREQLLDIPIHALWGEKGIIGRFYEPLAVWQRYTIGAVTGSAVPSGHYIPEEVPGRLVEELKDFLGSE; the protein is encoded by the coding sequence ATGTTTGAGGGATTTGAGCGGAAACACATCGCGACCTCCGGATCGGAGATCAATCTGGTGGTCGGCGGTAGCGGCCCCGGCCTGCTCCTGCTGCATGGATATCCCCAGACTCATGTGATCTGGCACAAGGTCGCGCCGGTTCTGGCTGAGAAATTCACCGTCGTGGCAACGGACCTGCGCGGCTATGGAGACAGCGGTAAACCGGCGACCGACCCGGCGCATACTCCATATTCCAAACGGGAGATGGCGCGGGATCAGGCTGAAGTCATGTCCGCGCTGGGGATCGATAAATTCGCTGTGGTCGGGCACGACCGGGGTGCGCGTGTCGGCCATCGTCTGGCCCGCGATCATCGGGAGCGCGTGACCCAACTCTGCACACTCGATATCTGTCCGACTCTGGATATGTACGAGACGACCGACATGGCCTTCGCGGCGGCTTACTATCACTGGTTCTTCCTGATCCAGCCTGCCGATTACCCTGAGCGCATGATCGGGCACGATCCGGAATTCTATCTTGAGAAGAAGCTGAAATTTCTGGCTGACGGAACAGCGATAACGCCGGAAGCCATGGCTGAATACAAACGCTGCTTCGCCATGAAAGAGACCATCCATGCCACCTGCGAGGATTACCGCGCCGCTGCTACCATCGATCTGGAGCATGATCGCGCCGACAGGGAGCAATTACTCGACATTCCGATCCACGCCCTCTGGGGCGAGAAAGGGATCATCGGTCGGTTCTACGAGCCATTGGCTGTCTGGCAGCGCTATACGATCGGAGCTGTGACCGGGAGCGCGGTCCCTTCAGGGCACTATATCCCCGAAGAAGTGCCCGGCCGACTCGTGGAAGAACTCAAAGATTTCCTTGGCAGTGAGTGA
- a CDS encoding aminotransferase class V-fold PLP-dependent enzyme, whose protein sequence is MQVPTSRGNNDIPAFGAPVRAAFALERDYAHLNHGSYGATPVCVLASQRVWQDHLEREPSRFMDREFRPGLRAAAAALAPRIGADADGIAMVENATGAVNAVLRGLDLAAGAEILVTDQTYPAVRNTADYVASRCGAKVRALSLPFPVSDPDEILTRFKAALVPAPALVILDHVTSPTALVLPVAEMAKAARDAGALVLIDGAHAPGMLALDISTLDCDWYTGNCHKWMFAAKGCAFLWTAPEHRASTHPLVISHGYSDGYIDEFDWVGTRDASAQLSLPSALAFMDAYGIGNIRRHNTELANEAADLLTSAWNTERGAGKALTGSLATIRLPDGLGDNQQDANALRAHLVDHDRIQVPIRAVAGRLWCRISAQIYNDVTEYEKLAQAIKRKSEGKT, encoded by the coding sequence ATGCAGGTCCCGACGTCCCGCGGCAATAATGACATTCCGGCTTTCGGTGCCCCGGTACGGGCTGCCTTCGCGCTGGAACGCGACTACGCGCATTTGAACCATGGCTCTTACGGGGCAACCCCCGTGTGCGTGCTCGCCTCCCAACGGGTCTGGCAGGATCATCTGGAGCGCGAACCGAGCCGGTTCATGGATCGGGAGTTCCGGCCCGGCCTGCGGGCGGCGGCTGCTGCCCTCGCCCCGCGCATCGGTGCTGATGCGGACGGCATTGCCATGGTCGAGAATGCAACCGGGGCCGTGAATGCCGTGCTACGCGGGCTTGATCTCGCTGCAGGTGCCGAAATTCTGGTGACGGACCAGACCTATCCAGCCGTGCGGAATACCGCTGACTACGTCGCGTCCCGCTGCGGCGCCAAGGTGCGGGCGCTCTCCTTGCCATTTCCCGTTTCAGATCCGGATGAAATCCTCACAAGGTTCAAAGCCGCGCTTGTCCCGGCCCCTGCCCTTGTCATTCTCGATCATGTGACCTCCCCAACCGCGCTTGTCCTGCCCGTGGCGGAGATGGCAAAGGCCGCGAGGGATGCAGGAGCGCTTGTCCTGATCGACGGCGCACATGCGCCCGGCATGCTCGCGCTCGATATCTCGACGCTCGACTGCGACTGGTACACCGGAAACTGCCATAAATGGATGTTTGCCGCGAAAGGCTGTGCCTTTCTCTGGACCGCGCCAGAGCACAGGGCGAGCACTCACCCCCTGGTGATCTCCCACGGCTATTCAGACGGGTACATAGACGAATTCGACTGGGTCGGGACCCGCGATGCCTCGGCACAACTCTCCCTGCCGTCAGCTTTGGCATTCATGGATGCATATGGGATTGGGAATATCCGCCGACACAACACAGAGCTCGCGAATGAGGCGGCTGACCTGCTGACTTCAGCATGGAACACGGAACGCGGCGCGGGAAAGGCACTGACCGGATCATTGGCGACAATACGGCTTCCGGATGGTCTGGGGGACAATCAGCAGGATGCGAATGCATTGCGGGCGCATCTGGTCGATCATGACAGAATCCAGGTGCCGATACGCGCCGTGGCCGGCAGACTCTGGTGCCGAATCTCAGCGCAGATCTACAATGATGTCACGGAGTATGAGAAATTGGCCCAAGCGATAAAGCGAAAATCAGAGGGCAAAACCTAG